From the Haloarcula sp. H-GB4 genome, one window contains:
- the folE gene encoding GTP cyclohydrolase I, whose translation MDSREQEPAQQHDTATQPTDGFDEEKARRGARLLLEAAGRDPDSAALSDTWSRRVPDMFETLTAGSRSESGPVMRTFNAETDGLIVKTGIPLHSMCEHHLLPFQGVAHVAYRPGEEMVGLSKLIRYVRWQSRQLTTQETLTRDIAVGLADELDAHGVVVEVTATHMCEVMRGIETETETTTREHVGTISEADRTQFRESIRRHDQ comes from the coding sequence ATGGATTCCCGGGAACAGGAACCTGCACAACAGCACGATACTGCAACCCAACCGACAGACGGCTTTGACGAAGAGAAGGCGCGACGTGGCGCTCGCCTTCTGCTTGAAGCCGCTGGCCGTGATCCCGATTCGGCAGCGCTCTCGGATACGTGGAGCCGGCGTGTCCCGGACATGTTCGAGACGCTGACGGCAGGGTCTCGGTCCGAGTCAGGACCGGTCATGCGGACCTTCAATGCGGAGACCGACGGACTCATCGTCAAAACCGGAATTCCGCTTCACAGCATGTGCGAACATCACTTGCTCCCCTTCCAGGGCGTTGCCCACGTGGCGTACAGACCCGGGGAAGAAATGGTGGGATTATCAAAGCTCATCCGGTACGTCCGGTGGCAGTCACGCCAGCTGACGACACAGGAGACGCTCACGCGAGATATCGCAGTCGGTCTAGCCGATGAACTCGACGCGCACGGCGTCGTCGTCGAGGTGACCGCAACGCACATGTGCGAAGTCATGCGGGGCATCGAGACGGAGACTGAGACGACGACCAGAGAACACGTCGGAACGATCAGCGAAGCGGACCGTACGCAGTTCAGGGAGTCGATTCGACGACACGACCAGTAG
- the rdfA gene encoding rod-determining factor RdfA yields MGAELKRAWLGENGQRQSLRDLADRFNQALLVAAIRDTGMGVTDVSRGDFRLLAGPAGRRRCRRRARHR; encoded by the coding sequence ATGGGCGCGGAACTGAAACGCGCTTGGCTCGGAGAGAATGGGCAGCGACAGAGTCTACGTGACCTCGCTGATCGGTTCAACCAGGCCCTGCTTGTGGCTGCAATTCGGGATACGGGTATGGGTGTAACCGACGTCTCACGCGGCGACTTTCGCCTGCTCGCTGGCCCTGCCGGCCGTCGTCGGTGTCGGCGACGCGCTCGACACCGTTGA
- a CDS encoding PTS fructose transporter subunit IIB: MKLVAVTSCPTGIAHSQMAAENLEQTAEEQGHDIKVEVQGAMGAENELSDEDVAAADAAIIAADTSVSPDRFSGVPLVDGTVKDAVNDAEGMVADAIAAADGDAPATGGKGEDAESTSTESDQQRRRGGDRSKSFVARLKRLFS; the protein is encoded by the coding sequence ATGAAACTCGTCGCAGTCACCTCCTGCCCGACTGGGATCGCACACAGTCAGATGGCAGCCGAGAACCTCGAACAGACAGCAGAAGAACAGGGCCACGATATCAAGGTCGAAGTTCAGGGAGCAATGGGTGCGGAAAACGAACTCTCCGATGAGGACGTTGCAGCCGCCGATGCGGCCATCATCGCCGCAGATACATCGGTGAGTCCGGACCGATTCAGTGGTGTCCCGCTAGTCGACGGAACCGTTAAAGACGCCGTTAACGACGCTGAAGGAATGGTCGCTGATGCGATTGCGGCTGCTGACGGCGACGCGCCGGCAACCGGGGGCAAAGGAGAGGATGCCGAGTCCACGAGTACTGAGTCCGATCAGCAGCGCCGCCGTGGCGGTGACCGTTCAAAGAGTTTCGTGGCCCGACTGAAGCGTCTGTTCAGTTGA
- a CDS encoding alginate lyase family protein, with amino-acid sequence MTEHLQALPKAVRLYGHTLTQLEPAQVLGMAERTTRNSVLTRLPLDFDGRYDAAIPQTLSVATTPVKADLDLLQGELSEATVQTFQQRSRQAADGNLTFLNRSIQLRSPDLPHWFDDRFDDYPLLWPLKLYAFDPLRWATLGFKGPQSAPDRVVEVFDQWVRDWADSIEIGQPGYLRNAWTPWAVSLRIQTLVRYLAWRTGGTQGTVPEKLIAALAREIYRSSTFLENHVEGDVGGNHLIENGLALLMAGLTFPESDQSWISDGISILGRTGAKQFLSDGGHYERSPMYHAIVTTRYVTACSVLAASDRTVPTWLTAMTRQAVAYLRYLCPPDEQIPMCNDAVFGQALPLTDCLEYAGAAGFEPTDRPAPAHSPASGESGYYWLDTDHGRLLVDGGPVGPPHLPGHSHNDMLSVLLWVDGHRVLTDTGVYDYASNERRQYVRSVAGHNTVQVGDTEPIEIGGKYLMGARTEPTVRYEDTDPTVFNGRYETDPHAPASYQHSRAIVAADDWWLVRDTLRGPDTETEPSISRLHFHPDIGVTIDESGTIRVFHGTVTDDDPPLLSIHPLGTNDVRTTTTEYFPEFGVAQERQTVELRSGPESGATALGYLLSPGASRGDISGFSSDDDITANEIQRFGSRIRPV; translated from the coding sequence ATGACTGAGCACCTTCAGGCGCTTCCGAAAGCGGTCAGGTTGTACGGACACACACTCACACAGTTGGAGCCTGCTCAGGTACTTGGAATGGCTGAGCGGACGACCCGTAACTCCGTACTCACGCGACTCCCACTCGACTTCGATGGGCGATACGACGCCGCGATCCCTCAGACCCTTTCGGTGGCAACCACTCCGGTCAAAGCTGACCTTGACCTACTTCAGGGCGAACTCTCGGAGGCAACCGTCCAGACGTTCCAGCAACGGAGCCGCCAGGCGGCAGACGGCAACCTGACCTTCCTCAACAGGTCGATACAGCTTCGGTCGCCGGATCTCCCTCACTGGTTTGACGACCGATTTGACGACTATCCGCTACTCTGGCCGCTGAAACTATATGCGTTCGACCCCCTCCGATGGGCGACGCTGGGATTCAAAGGCCCGCAGTCCGCCCCCGACAGGGTTGTCGAGGTGTTCGACCAGTGGGTACGGGACTGGGCCGACAGTATCGAAATCGGTCAGCCGGGGTACCTTCGAAATGCGTGGACACCGTGGGCAGTATCACTCCGTATTCAAACACTCGTGCGATACCTCGCGTGGCGAACTGGGGGCACGCAGGGAACTGTCCCAGAGAAACTTATTGCGGCACTTGCCCGAGAGATATATCGGAGTTCGACCTTCCTTGAAAATCACGTTGAGGGTGATGTCGGCGGTAATCATCTCATCGAAAACGGGCTCGCACTGCTCATGGCCGGCCTCACCTTCCCAGAGTCTGACCAGTCCTGGATTTCAGATGGAATATCTATCCTTGGCCGTACAGGAGCTAAGCAGTTCCTTTCTGACGGCGGGCATTACGAGCGGTCGCCGATGTACCACGCGATTGTAACAACGAGATACGTGACGGCGTGCTCCGTACTGGCAGCCAGTGATCGCACAGTCCCTACTTGGCTGACAGCGATGACGAGGCAGGCCGTCGCGTACCTGCGGTACCTCTGTCCCCCGGACGAACAGATTCCGATGTGTAACGACGCCGTGTTTGGTCAAGCGCTCCCGCTTACGGACTGTTTGGAGTATGCTGGTGCTGCCGGATTCGAGCCTACTGACCGGCCAGCCCCGGCTCATAGTCCAGCGAGCGGGGAGTCAGGGTACTATTGGCTCGATACAGACCATGGACGTCTGTTAGTGGACGGTGGCCCCGTCGGGCCTCCACATTTACCCGGCCACTCTCACAACGATATGCTGAGTGTCTTACTCTGGGTTGACGGACACCGTGTGCTTACCGATACTGGGGTATATGATTATGCTAGCAACGAACGACGACAGTACGTCAGAAGTGTTGCTGGACACAATACAGTCCAGGTTGGCGATACGGAACCGATCGAGATCGGCGGAAAGTATCTGATGGGTGCGCGAACGGAACCGACGGTACGCTACGAGGATACGGACCCGACGGTTTTCAACGGACGATATGAGACAGATCCACATGCACCGGCGTCGTATCAGCATAGCAGGGCAATCGTTGCGGCGGACGACTGGTGGCTTGTTCGCGATACACTCCGCGGGCCCGACACTGAGACCGAGCCAAGCATCTCCCGACTCCACTTCCACCCAGATATTGGCGTTACAATCGACGAGTCTGGAACAATACGGGTATTTCACGGAACAGTCACCGACGATGATCCACCCTTGCTAAGTATTCACCCGCTGGGTACCAACGACGTTCGCACCACTACGACCGAATACTTCCCCGAGTTTGGCGTTGCTCAGGAGCGACAAACAGTGGAATTACGATCCGGTCCCGAGTCAGGAGCAACAGCTTTGGGCTACCTTCTTAGCCCGGGAGCTAGCCGTGGAGATATATCTGGCTTCTCGAGTGACGATGACATAACCGCCAATGAGATACAACGGTTTGGCTCTCGGATAAGGCCGGTTTAG
- a CDS encoding glycosyltransferase family 4 protein — protein MTTDCVIVSQRYPPEKGGNASRIHDTAVNLDDDFDVTVLAPSLCYPPGNFERTWKRKQTEHDNGVVVHRLWTWQPQRENPSLLRRLPYYLIFALHAALWLVMNFRQYDVVMTSTPPITTGFPGLVAAAIGNPWVIDVRDLWIENSIALGYITADSPLVKAGRTFQRLALHSADRITVTTETLGDAVADTYGTDLRERVRVVPNGVDTDRFSSVSTTEGNHSRIVYTGNIGSAQALEPCIRAMQHVSSDDAVLQLVGDGDEVSRLKSMTDRLGLEDRVEFVGLVDRGRIPEILDSATVGLAPIKDSPELDYAIPTKLYEYMACSLPVVVTGRGEIKRFATDTDAGIHTEPEPESIAAAIDSLLENPEQRVAMGRDGLQVVSAGYDRQAIADRLGEVFRTLTTSKRQEPYTAPCIEDD, from the coding sequence ATGACGACTGACTGTGTTATCGTCTCTCAGCGGTATCCTCCTGAAAAGGGAGGCAATGCATCCAGAATCCACGACACAGCCGTTAATCTGGATGATGACTTTGATGTGACCGTTCTGGCGCCGTCCCTCTGCTACCCACCGGGGAACTTCGAACGGACTTGGAAGCGCAAGCAGACAGAACACGATAACGGGGTGGTTGTCCACCGTCTGTGGACGTGGCAGCCACAGAGAGAGAATCCCTCTCTGCTCCGCCGACTCCCTTATTATCTTATATTCGCACTGCATGCGGCACTCTGGTTAGTCATGAACTTCCGGCAGTACGACGTTGTCATGACATCTACGCCACCAATCACTACCGGGTTCCCCGGACTTGTGGCTGCTGCCATTGGGAATCCCTGGGTAATTGATGTCCGGGATCTGTGGATTGAGAACTCGATTGCTCTTGGATACATTACAGCAGACAGTCCACTAGTAAAAGCTGGTCGCACCTTCCAGCGCCTCGCGTTACACTCCGCTGATCGCATTACGGTAACGACTGAGACACTCGGAGATGCGGTCGCTGACACGTATGGCACCGATCTCCGGGAACGGGTTCGGGTCGTCCCAAACGGTGTGGACACCGACCGCTTCTCCTCGGTATCTACCACTGAAGGCAACCACTCGCGAATAGTATACACCGGGAATATCGGAAGCGCACAGGCACTTGAACCGTGTATCCGGGCAATGCAGCACGTTTCAAGCGATGATGCCGTGCTCCAGTTGGTCGGTGATGGGGACGAGGTGTCTCGGCTCAAGAGTATGACAGATAGACTTGGTCTTGAAGACCGCGTAGAATTTGTTGGACTGGTGGACCGTGGACGAATTCCGGAGATTCTTGATAGCGCAACTGTCGGACTGGCCCCGATAAAAGACAGCCCAGAGCTGGACTACGCGATACCCACGAAACTCTACGAGTACATGGCGTGCTCGCTACCTGTCGTCGTCACTGGTAGAGGGGAAATCAAGCGGTTTGCGACGGATACAGACGCAGGTATCCACACAGAGCCTGAACCCGAGAGTATTGCGGCAGCGATTGACAGTCTCCTCGAAAACCCCGAACAGCGGGTGGCAATGGGTCGAGATGGGCTCCAAGTCGTATCCGCGGGGTACGACCGGCAGGCCATCGCGGACCGACTTGGAGAGGTGTTTCGGACATTGACAACAAGTAAACGACAAGAACCGTACACGGCCCCATGTATTGAAGATGACTGA
- a CDS encoding chitin-binding protein, whose protein sequence is MAVIFGVLYTWLPGFDRGDGPPDGNRTKTPAKASAQQTTTPTRPDDELDVAQDAENISDYGSEPNPNDPSVAAARRNLNAILKAAKAAGQGGTIFVPEGEYYFGRDDSGYSPYVEFGGTVPAGISIVGEGANKSTLAITGHASAENRPNQSGFIWYDGYDHGTVEITDIKLDGNYENVSGLAENNGGSWGLQMSERGEFHLKGAWIRGWHLAGVRGRAVLRSVTNCTFQDNGIGRHNATDGTSNSHHISVRPQAGDEFTVEDSCFIDCAGNAVNIRFGDGVTKLHNCYISGTGSGLCKMSAGKIVELKNIYHRANTPSLEQKVDKRDIGPDFHGRFFINNLGNRGTTPTTVIMENVLSRDMSDYAFQAQDAIGDGPMDVIWKGDMISIYNTNRARDDAVIRDHGAGEFSNIDIGRLSIHNSEAKAFMLTNSQGTIDTFSHSSTDGVGNAGDVVINANNQGQDRFSPAVPGIEEVGVGPITSDDDVTADVGSK, encoded by the coding sequence GTGGCTGTCATCTTTGGCGTCCTCTACACTTGGCTACCAGGTTTCGATAGGGGTGATGGACCACCAGACGGTAACAGAACTAAAACTCCTGCGAAAGCGTCGGCTCAGCAGACTACAACGCCAACACGACCAGATGATGAACTCGACGTAGCCCAAGATGCCGAGAATATCAGTGACTACGGTTCGGAGCCAAATCCGAATGATCCCAGCGTGGCAGCAGCGAGGCGAAACCTCAACGCTATTCTCAAGGCTGCAAAGGCTGCCGGCCAGGGTGGAACAATATTTGTTCCTGAAGGAGAATACTATTTTGGCCGCGACGATTCAGGCTATAGCCCGTACGTGGAGTTCGGTGGAACTGTGCCTGCTGGTATTTCTATTGTCGGAGAGGGAGCAAACAAGTCAACGCTGGCAATTACCGGACACGCTTCTGCTGAGAACCGTCCGAATCAGAGCGGGTTTATTTGGTACGACGGATACGATCACGGGACCGTCGAGATCACGGACATTAAGTTGGACGGTAACTACGAAAACGTCAGCGGACTGGCAGAGAACAATGGAGGCTCTTGGGGCCTCCAAATGTCAGAACGTGGAGAGTTCCACCTCAAGGGTGCGTGGATTCGAGGCTGGCATTTAGCGGGGGTCCGTGGTCGTGCTGTCCTCAGATCAGTCACGAACTGTACGTTCCAAGACAACGGAATCGGGCGCCACAACGCGACCGACGGAACGTCAAACTCCCATCATATATCTGTCCGACCACAAGCGGGCGACGAGTTTACTGTTGAGGACAGTTGCTTCATCGACTGTGCCGGAAATGCGGTCAATATTAGATTTGGCGATGGAGTCACCAAGCTCCACAACTGTTATATTAGCGGTACGGGGTCAGGTCTATGTAAAATGTCTGCGGGTAAGATCGTGGAGCTGAAGAACATCTACCACAGAGCGAATACCCCCTCTCTCGAACAGAAAGTGGATAAGCGGGACATCGGGCCTGATTTCCACGGTCGGTTTTTCATTAATAACCTTGGAAACCGAGGAACGACACCGACCACCGTCATCATGGAGAACGTACTCTCCAGAGATATGTCTGATTACGCGTTCCAAGCACAGGATGCCATTGGAGATGGTCCAATGGACGTGATATGGAAGGGAGATATGATTTCAATTTATAACACCAATCGCGCTCGGGACGATGCAGTCATTCGCGACCATGGCGCTGGAGAGTTCTCCAACATCGACATTGGTCGACTATCAATACACAATTCAGAGGCCAAGGCATTCATGTTAACGAACTCTCAAGGCACGATAGATACGTTCAGCCACTCCAGTACAGATGGCGTTGGGAATGCAGGAGATGTTGTCATCAACGCAAACAACCAAGGCCAAGATCGGTTCAGTCCAGCGGTTCCCGGCATAGAGGAGGTAGGAGTGGGGCCGATCACCTCCGATGACGACGTAACGGCAGATGTAGGTAGTAAGTAG
- a CDS encoding Ig-like domain-containing protein, with translation MTRPAYVPDSAEDVTNHGIGRDYNPNDPSLSDAQEVLNALHSAMDAAGPNGSIFVPEGTYYFGSEDVYSLIELGGSQPRGISVYGEGPDKSTLAVTEHMDPAVISNQTAFIYDGDADHGDVEIRGLTLDVNAPKLGDLNQYSGGADGFSLAGDSLSFSLYNVRITDTYTRGIRCRQYLSSARYCTLDRIGIEYHNDSGSNTHPFDSLQTPKGSTTVIENCKIKNCPGSAINIRYGDGTYRIRNVYAAGTGSQFLKLSAGERVTLRRINHTAYTAELESLLPDEPNDGFLGRHFIQSLGDRGDTSVTLDMEQVSTKNHTSYAFQVRDSLGGPSDITWIGDRIAFAGSNMYTDDEVIRDRQGAAFKNVDVGELSVHDTDAKVFETEDSYGSIATLSTGNVGSVGSTGGINVGSHLSGGNPLNVDVPSEDEVGAKSQSSTEEETTTTETADGSQNSLPDWTARWDGDSSDWSVVSSDSNTGNAYMEFSASSVNSHALSWDDVGEHTDTEVLGLVRVGSEDNGGDGWCRLIGRGGTDASGNMVGYSAWFVRSNGSIKLRVEKDFNGSQTTIGETMANSNPLDEWSYLRLRINGSSVQAKNWSYGTTEPDSWDIDVTDGDVTGPGWTGIGSWSSTVQMFDFLSVGTSGEPARLDDARPEIAWQQPQSGGTVDGTVTLQISATDAEDAAGSPNVKYRTDGNTWSSASFNGDTGYYEDTWDTTELSDGTHTLDATVTDSAGNTDSSSISVTTDNSGTSPVVSGLSVSEIETDSTEAVFAIDWEVNDSDSDLSTVDLGLYDETNDEQEDTTSLDVSGGSATGTTELQASGDAGTGNEYTIVLTATDSSGNGTSATASESASGDGLKPQIGRFSVSESQKGDGRANITVVWDVHSSDSELRSVDIDVADSDTVVESVQWDVSGNTASDIDMFNLDQVTGSNYSIALTVVNSNGASVSTTKSVSV, from the coding sequence ATGACTAGACCAGCCTACGTGCCTGACAGTGCCGAAGATGTCACCAACCACGGTATTGGTCGCGATTACAACCCGAACGATCCAAGCCTCTCAGACGCTCAAGAGGTTCTAAACGCGCTCCACAGTGCCATGGACGCTGCTGGGCCGAACGGGTCTATTTTTGTTCCGGAGGGAACCTACTACTTCGGTAGCGAGGATGTATACTCCCTGATAGAACTAGGGGGAAGTCAGCCACGCGGCATCTCAGTCTACGGTGAGGGGCCTGATAAGTCCACACTTGCAGTGACTGAGCACATGGATCCCGCAGTTATATCGAACCAGACAGCATTTATTTACGATGGGGACGCGGACCATGGCGATGTTGAGATTCGCGGCCTTACGCTGGACGTAAACGCTCCCAAGCTGGGTGACCTCAATCAGTACAGCGGCGGAGCAGATGGGTTCTCGCTCGCCGGTGACTCCTTGTCGTTCTCGCTGTACAACGTTCGGATTACGGACACCTATACGCGAGGTATTAGATGTAGACAGTACCTCTCATCCGCGAGATACTGTACCCTCGACCGGATTGGTATCGAATATCACAACGACAGCGGATCAAATACACACCCGTTTGACTCACTACAGACGCCAAAAGGCAGCACCACTGTCATCGAAAACTGTAAGATAAAGAACTGTCCAGGTAGTGCGATAAACATTCGATATGGTGACGGAACCTATCGTATCCGGAACGTGTACGCCGCTGGGACAGGTAGTCAGTTCCTCAAGCTCTCTGCCGGAGAGAGGGTTACACTGCGCCGTATCAACCACACAGCATACACAGCGGAACTGGAATCGCTGCTCCCAGACGAGCCAAACGATGGATTCCTGGGTCGACACTTCATCCAGAGTCTGGGTGATCGCGGGGACACCAGCGTGACGCTGGATATGGAACAAGTATCAACGAAGAACCACACTTCGTATGCATTCCAAGTCCGTGATTCCTTGGGCGGCCCATCCGATATCACGTGGATCGGTGATAGAATCGCGTTCGCCGGTTCGAACATGTACACTGATGATGAGGTCATCCGCGACCGACAGGGGGCAGCGTTCAAGAACGTTGATGTTGGCGAGTTATCGGTTCACGACACTGATGCAAAGGTGTTTGAAACTGAGGACTCGTACGGTTCTATTGCCACGCTATCAACGGGTAACGTCGGCAGCGTCGGAAGCACGGGAGGCATTAATGTTGGCAGTCATCTCTCTGGAGGGAACCCTCTGAATGTGGATGTCCCAAGCGAGGACGAGGTGGGTGCAAAGAGCCAGAGCAGTACAGAGGAAGAAACGACTACGACCGAAACTGCAGACGGCTCACAGAACAGCCTCCCAGACTGGACAGCGCGGTGGGACGGTGACTCCTCGGATTGGTCAGTTGTGTCGAGTGATTCAAACACAGGCAATGCATATATGGAGTTCAGTGCCAGCTCGGTCAACTCGCATGCACTGTCCTGGGACGATGTCGGAGAACATACGGATACCGAGGTACTCGGACTGGTTCGTGTCGGCTCGGAAGACAACGGCGGCGATGGCTGGTGCCGTTTGATCGGGCGGGGGGGCACTGATGCCAGCGGAAACATGGTCGGTTATTCGGCGTGGTTTGTTCGGAGCAATGGCAGCATCAAACTCCGAGTTGAGAAGGATTTCAATGGGTCACAGACCACAATCGGCGAAACTATGGCCAATTCAAATCCCCTTGATGAATGGAGCTACCTTCGGCTCCGCATCAATGGCTCATCTGTACAGGCCAAAAACTGGAGTTACGGGACAACCGAGCCCGATTCGTGGGACATAGACGTAACTGATGGGGATGTCACCGGTCCGGGATGGACTGGGATCGGGTCTTGGTCGAGTACCGTTCAAATGTTTGACTTCCTCAGCGTTGGCACCAGCGGTGAACCAGCCAGACTTGATGACGCCAGACCGGAGATTGCGTGGCAACAGCCCCAGTCTGGTGGGACGGTCGACGGGACAGTCACTCTGCAAATCAGTGCAACTGATGCCGAAGACGCTGCTGGCTCTCCCAACGTGAAGTACCGCACTGACGGTAATACGTGGTCATCTGCGTCGTTCAACGGAGACACGGGATACTATGAAGACACCTGGGATACCACGGAATTATCAGACGGAACCCACACGCTTGATGCCACGGTGACTGATTCAGCTGGGAACACCGACTCCAGTAGCATCAGCGTTACCACTGACAACAGTGGCACCAGCCCTGTTGTCAGCGGTCTATCGGTTTCAGAGATCGAGACCGACAGTACGGAAGCGGTCTTTGCGATCGACTGGGAAGTTAACGATTCTGACAGCGATCTCTCAACTGTCGACCTGGGCCTGTACGATGAAACTAACGACGAACAGGAAGATACGACGAGTCTTGATGTTTCGGGTGGCTCGGCTACCGGAACAACTGAGTTACAAGCGAGTGGGGACGCCGGTACCGGAAATGAGTATACCATTGTGCTGACCGCAACAGACAGTAGTGGAAACGGGACGTCTGCTACTGCGTCAGAGTCCGCATCGGGAGACGGATTGAAGCCACAAATCGGACGTTTCAGCGTCTCTGAATCGCAAAAAGGTGACGGTAGAGCTAATATCACTGTTGTGTGGGACGTGCACAGTAGTGATAGCGAACTCCGGTCGGTTGACATTGATGTCGCTGATTCAGATACTGTGGTAGAGAGCGTCCAGTGGGATGTCAGCGGAAATACAGCCTCGGATATCGATATGTTCAATCTTGATCAGGTTACCGGGAGTAACTACAGCATCGCACTCACAGTGGTCAATAGTAACGGGGCGTCTGTCTCTACAACGAAATCTGTGAGCGTCTAA
- a CDS encoding glycosyltransferase family 4 protein, with protein sequence MYDAVVSAMNHPDPFNPYMGLFNFRSIRALSMTGTGIDVVTPRPRAPPVGPYSEFGDIPSQHDYSSHEVHYPRFLYLLPQKIFKYTLSSRSFSEMLPEYISSNFETPDICHAGHIHYDGYGLVPYCRSNEIPLTVMGRGKILNNFYDLSQVSRRKIRETLNYAEGIFCVSESLARIANGITETPKATVLPNGANPTRYPTDNEEAIRQELGIDRDTTLIMFCGGYTERKGINEICEALDEIHSDDVAFVFVGHYGDLRTDLISELKASHHENYRVLWEVPPLGLRRWFAVADIFMLPSHAEGRPNTIYESMASETAVVASDVSGIPEQVVDGETGLLIPKKDSNGLATALNSLINNPSERERMGTNGKKRLVSKGWTWEAHGKQLADLHESIIDNGQLPSAEVLD encoded by the coding sequence ATGTACGATGCGGTCGTAAGCGCAATGAACCACCCAGACCCCTTCAATCCATACATGGGGCTGTTCAATTTCCGCTCCATCAGGGCACTCAGTATGACCGGTACTGGTATAGATGTAGTTACTCCTCGTCCCAGAGCGCCTCCGGTGGGTCCCTACTCCGAGTTCGGTGACATACCGAGCCAACATGATTACAGCTCTCATGAGGTCCATTATCCCAGATTTCTCTACTTATTACCACAGAAAATATTCAAATATACGCTGTCGTCACGATCGTTTTCGGAAATGCTTCCGGAGTATATCTCATCGAACTTCGAGACGCCGGATATCTGCCATGCTGGTCACATTCATTACGATGGTTACGGGTTAGTGCCATACTGTCGGAGCAACGAGATTCCGCTGACAGTCATGGGGCGTGGAAAGATTTTGAATAACTTCTATGATCTTTCGCAGGTCAGCCGAAGAAAAATCAGAGAGACTCTCAATTACGCGGAGGGTATCTTTTGTGTAAGTGAATCGCTCGCACGTATCGCTAACGGTATCACCGAAACACCGAAAGCTACTGTACTCCCAAACGGCGCGAATCCAACGCGGTATCCGACGGACAACGAGGAAGCGATTCGACAAGAACTGGGAATTGATCGAGATACTACACTAATCATGTTCTGTGGCGGGTACACGGAACGGAAAGGAATCAACGAGATTTGTGAAGCTCTGGATGAGATTCATAGCGATGACGTAGCGTTTGTTTTTGTCGGTCATTACGGTGACCTTCGTACAGACCTCATCAGTGAACTCAAAGCTAGCCACCACGAGAACTATCGGGTCCTCTGGGAAGTCCCGCCGCTGGGTCTCCGGCGATGGTTCGCTGTTGCCGACATTTTTATGCTCCCAAGCCACGCAGAAGGTCGACCCAACACGATATACGAGTCAATGGCAAGCGAAACCGCGGTTGTCGCCTCCGATGTATCCGGTATCCCGGAGCAGGTTGTAGACGGTGAAACAGGCCTCTTGATCCCAAAGAAAGACTCCAATGGGCTTGCCACCGCTCTGAACAGCCTCATCAACAACCCTTCAGAGCGAGAGCGGATGGGAACAAACGGTAAGAAACGACTGGTATCGAAGGGATGGACGTGGGAAGCACACGGGAAGCAACTTGCAGACCTCCACGAATCGATCATCGATAACGGCCAGCTCCCCTCGGCTGAAGTCCTGGACTAG